The genomic DNA GCATAACAAACGCGATTCTGATAGAGGGGGCGCTATCAGAAAAAGTGGTACTTGCAAACTATTCCGAATGATGTATACTTGACCGAACGGTAATCCATACACAGCATCGAGAATGTTCTATGAGTACACTTTTATCAACAAAAGGCGCAGCCGAACGACTCGGTATTAGCCGTCGTCGTGTTATCTGTTTAATTACAGATCAACGACTACCTGCCATGAAAATTGGTCGTGAGTGGATTATTCAGGAGGCTGACCTTGCCTTGGTGGCCCATCGAAAAAATGGTGCACCACGCAAACAGGATCGGAAAGAAGCATCATAAAAACAATGGATATCATCGTAGTGATTATACGAGCCTGTTAGTCTTCCAGGCCATACCAGAAGGCTAAAAAAAGAAAAGAACGCGGGTGGCAGCCCATTGCGTTCTATTTCCATCGTATATCCGGCCCTTATCCAAGGGGCCTTTGCTATGTCTCAGTATACTTGATCTCATGAAAATGTCAAGCATACGAGGCATGGCATGGAGTTGTATACCCTATGCCATCAACCCATCCGAGCGGTGGGGCGGAGGTCATGCGCAATCCGTCATGGCTGGCCGCACCCGACCGATCGTATCTTTGGTTCCCAACCAAACTGGCGGAAACCCTCGCTCATGCCCCGCTGGCGTTAGGCATCTATGCCCTGATTGTGCGGCGCTGGCTCGTGAACCATACATCCGTTCCGCTTTCTGCGCTGGATATTCAAACCTATGACCCATCCCTAACCCGCGCCAAGATTCGCACGGCCTTCGACCAGCTCATCGCTGGCCACTGGCTGGCGATTCCGAATCCTCCACAGCACGGCTGCAAAATCGCCTATGTGCCAACATGGGGGCGGCAACGCGAGGGTGTGCGCCAGTGGGACACCACCCAATCCTTCAATCGAGGCCGCGTTGCCACCCATCGACTCGACCGCACCATCCTCGATACCTACCTTGGCCGCATCGAGCCACGCCAGCACGGCCAGCCCTTAATTACGCGCTATCTGACCACGCCAGCGCTCACGCTCACCGATGTGGGGGTGTATATGCTGCTCGTGGCGGGTGTGCCCCATCGTCACGCGACGGCCACCCTCCAGCGTCGTGGCTTATGTCAACAAAATGTGCCGCTGGCCATACCAACCATGATGGAGATCATGGCGCAGGGGACAATGAGTCTGCATGGCGCACAGCACTTGCAACTGCTGCCACGTGGCGGAATCATGCGACCCAGCGACCCTGATTCCCGGCCCAATCTTTTTTTTGTGGAACCGGACCTGGCGACGATCATGGTGACCACCATGGCGACCAACTTGGCGATGACGGACAGCGTGTCCGAGGACGGTTTTGAGGCATTAGGAAGCGAAAAAACAGCGGTTGCCTGTGAACAAAAGAACGTCACAGGCAGATCATGCAAAATAGGCAGAAGAAACCAACCACCGGAAAACACTCTGCATAGCATACAAAACGGTGGTGGAGTCTCTTTTTCTGATAGTACTAACGAACGACTAGAACGTGAACCCGAACAGGATGTTCTCGAACCCAAAACCAGAATCATTCCGGCGGCACGAAACATTATGTCAACTCCAGATACCCCGCAGGTTGCCCTCTTGCGGTCGCTGGCGATTCGGCCCAAGCAGGTGCTGGAATTTGCCGCTATCGATCTCGCCACGCTGGAAACCGTGGTGGCTGATGCTCGCCAGCGCTCGGGTATTCGGGATATTGGTGGGTGGGTGGTGAGTATCCTGCGGGATATTCAGAACCACGGCTGGGAGCCTGCGGCTGCCAAATGGCAGATCGATCAGCCATGTGATTTCGAGGCATCGCTCTCACGGTGGTACGCGTTCGTTGGGCAGGATGTGCCGTCCGATGGAGCTGCCGAGGACGCTGCCGAAGCCTGCATCGAATCCGCCCCGCCGCCCGTTGTGGTTGACTGGGCAACTCTTGAACCTTTACTTGACCCCACGGTCACGGATACGGCGCTCGCCGCTCAGGAGCCGCCGCACCGTCCGTTGTGGATACCTGCGGTGCTCTGGTTGCGGCTGCGTGCCTCGGTGCGGATGCTGTTGCTAGCCAGTCGCTGCGATGGACGCTCGATTACGGCAGGGGATGCTTGGCGACAGGCGCAATTAGCCCTCCCTGCCTATCGCACGGTGCTTCCGGCCTTCATACACGCCTGTGAAGCCCTGCGGGAGTAATGCTGATGGTGATCAATCCTGCGCCCCCTCGCGTGGGGACGGTGCGAGTGCTGCGGACGGCGCGGCCTCGTCGAACGGTGGAACGGGTGCTGGCGGTGATTCCAGCGACCCAGTGGTTGGATCGGGCCGTGTTTTGGCTGATGTACGATACCCAACTGCGGGTGTTGCCGCTGTGTCGGCTGACTGTAGCCGATGTCGATCTGGCCAGTCCGTTGCCGGTGGTGCGCTGTGGCGAGCGCTGGCGACTGCTGACGGAAGCCCCGACCGTGACCGCCCTGACCGCGTACCTGCCCCTGCGATCCGCATCATCCGACTTCCTCTTGACCCATGCGGAGCGACCCCTTGATTTCGCCTATCTTGACCAGCGCTGGCGGATGTACTGCCAACGGGCTGGTGTCACTTGCACCCTGCGCGAGCTGCGCGGCGGCTAGTTAGCCGTGACAATCTGACTTCGTTTGTGTGTCCCCGGCGTGATCCTCACGGTGGGGTTTTGTGTGCCGTTTTTTTGGATTCTGTAGGAGGTTGTTATGCATCGATGGCGTTGGGTTGGGATTGTTGGGATCGTGCTGGGGCTGCTCAGCCTGCTCCCCGCAGCGGCGATGGAATCACAGGATGACGTGCGGCCACTGGTCACGGTGGGGATGACGAGTCCCACGGCGGGGCAGGTGGTCACGACTCCGACCAGCACGGTGACCGGAACCGCAACAGCGGGGGCCGTGCTGACCGTGCGGCTCGATGGAACGGTCGTGGCAACGGTGACGGTCGATGGCACGGGTCAGTGGAGCGTGCCATTGACCGGACTTACGCAAGGCAATCACACGGTGACGGTCGAGGCCGTGGTCGAGCGGCCCAGTCGCTTGTATTGGGCGGCGATGCTCGATGGCCAGCGACCCGACACCCTGTATGTGACTGATCCGACCGTGAGCGCCACGCCGCTGGCGACGATCAGCGTTGGCTCGGATGCCGATGGGGTGACGGCGAGCCGCGACGGCTTGCGGGTCTATGTCTCGCATGAGCATGGGGTCGATGTGGTGGACACGACGACCAATACGGTGCTGACCACGATTGACCTTGCAGGCCACACCCACCTTGGCAGTATCCATCCGACGCGGAACGAGTTGTGGGTGGCGCAACGCGACCTCAACCGAATTGCGCGGGTGGACACGGCGACCAACACGGTGCTGGGCTTTGTGGCCTTGGCGGGTGAAAAGCCACATGATGTGGTGTTTGCCCCCGATGGCAGCCGCGCCTATAGCAGCAATATCGAGAACTCGATTAGTGTCATTGACGCAACCAGTGGCGCGGTGCTGAGTACGCTGCCCATCGGCAATAACAACCGTCGCTTGCTCATGAATCAGGATGGGTCACGGCTCTACGTTACCGCCTATGGGCAAAACGCGGTGGTGGTCATGGATACGAGTGTGCAGCCGCCCACGGTCGTGACCACGATTCCCCTTCAGTCTCCGGTCGAGGATCTGGTGTTCAACCCCGATTTCAGTCGCTTGTATGCCTCGCTCCCCGAAGCGTCGCCGCCGGTGATTGCGGTGATCGATCCCGCGACCAACGTGCGGGTAACCGCTGACACGATTCGTGGCAGTATGACCGATATTCGTGACCTGGCGATTGACCCATGGGGCACGGGCGAGCAGATCGTTGGTGGTAATGCAGGGTTCTCACAAGTCTATTCGCCGGTGACGCGCGGCCCCATTCCCGACCGCCAAACGACCGTGGCCGACAGTTTCCGCATTTACGACTCGGACTGGGCTCGCCAACGCGAAACCGCGACGGCCAGCGTGACGTTTGCGGTGGATCTGACCGCTGATGTCGGTGTCCATAAGACCCACGCAGGCGATTTTGTGGTGGGACAGGACGGGGTCTACACCATCGCGATCACCAATCACGGCCCGGCTGCCATGCCCGTGGGGACGGTGGTCGAGGACGTGGTTCCGACCGGACTGACCGTGGTCGCGGCGCAGGGAACGGGCTGGGCCTGTGCTGCCAGTGGCCAAACGGTGACCTGTAGCGCGACCGCTGCGTTGCCTGCCTTGGCAACCAGCACGGTCCAGATCACGGTGATTCCGCAGGCATCGGTGGGCGATAGTGTGATTAATCGGGCCTGTATCACGGCAGCAAACGATGCCAACCCGACCAATGACTGTGATGACGATCTGACGACGATTTTGCATCCATCGCTTGGTATCGTAAAGCGCTCGACTCCCCCCAAT from Herpetosiphon gulosus includes the following:
- a CDS encoding integrase, whose translation is MLMVINPAPPRVGTVRVLRTARPRRTVERVLAVIPATQWLDRAVFWLMYDTQLRVLPLCRLTVADVDLASPLPVVRCGERWRLLTEAPTVTALTAYLPLRSASSDFLLTHAERPLDFAYLDQRWRMYCQRAGVTCTLRELRGG
- a CDS encoding helix-turn-helix domain-containing protein; its protein translation is MSTLLSTKGAAERLGISRRRVICLITDQRLPAMKIGREWIIQEADLALVAHRKNGAPRKQDRKEAS